Proteins encoded by one window of Lates calcarifer isolate ASB-BC8 linkage group LG7_1, TLL_Latcal_v3, whole genome shotgun sequence:
- the LOC108899336 gene encoding LOW QUALITY PROTEIN: peptidase M20 domain-containing protein 2-like (The sequence of the model RefSeq protein was modified relative to this genomic sequence to represent the inferred CDS: deleted 2 bases in 2 codons) encodes MCDGSELLEGLKQRLSCRIDEEKTKLHSLSKDIWSHPELAYEERKAHDRLVEFFRLEEGWNVDSHFKLETAFRATWGAGGSEQRDVVNVGFLCEYDALPGIGHACGHNLIAEVGAAAALGLKAVLENTNNLPVRVQVTVLGTPAEEDGGGKIDMIREGAFEGLDVVFMAHPSKEDAIYLPCLANHDVTIKYHGKASHASAYPWEGINALDAAVLCYNNLSVLRQQMKPDWRVHGIIKHGGMKPNIIPAYTELEYYLRTPSRSELSVLKVKAEKCFRSAAVATGCEVEVEFARNMYDNMLRSAALEELYMRNGKTLGMDFTDENLLSNESGSTDFGNVTFVVPGIHPYFYIGSNVLNHTEEYTVAAGDERAQFFTLRTAKALAMTALDVLLCPELLQRVKQEFTEAKLKEDKMLMGEHTGQSEKHC; translated from the exons ATGTGTGACGGGTCAGAGTTGCTGGAGGGGCTGAAACAGAGACTTAGCTGCCGGATAGAcgaagaaaaaacaaaactgcacagTCTCAGTAAGGACATATGGAGCCACCCAGAGCTGGCTTACGAGGAGAGGAAGGCTCATGACAGACTTGTAGAGTTTTTCAGGCTGGAAGAAGGCTGGAACGTCGACAGCCACTTCAAACTTGAGACTGCATTTCGAGCCACTTGGGGAGCTGGAGGAAGTGAGCAGAGAGACGTGGTCAATGTGGGTTTCTTGTGTGAGTATGACGCCCTGCCTGGTATTGGACATGCATGTGGACACAACCTGATTGCTGAGGtcggagctgctgctgctctggggCTCAAAGCTgtgctggaaaacacaaacaacctcCCTGTCCGGGTTCAG GTGACAGTGCTGGGGACTCCAGCTGAGGAAGATGGTGGAGGTAAAATTGACATGATAAGGGAAGGAGCATTTGAGGGTTTGGATGTGGTGTTCATGGCTCACCCATCAAAAGAGGATGCCATATACCTGCCCTGTTTGGCTAACCATGA TGTAACTATAAAGTACCATGGAAAGGCATCTCATGCCTCAGCCTACCCCTGGGAGGGAATCAATGCACTGGATGCGGCGGTGCTGTGCTACAACAACCTGTCTGTGCTA CGACAGCAGATGAAGCCAGACTGGAGAGTTCATG GTATTATAAAGCACGGTGGAATGAAACCAAACATCATCCCTGCATACACTGAGCTGGAGTACTATCTGAGAACCCCCTCACGCTCTGAGCTTTCTGTATTGAAAGTAAAAGCTGAGAAATGTTTTCGATCAGCTGCTGTGGCAACTGGGTGTGAG GTTGAAGTAGAGTTTGCAAGAAATATGTATGATAACATGCTGCGCAGTGCTGCACTGGAAGAGCTGTACATGAGAAATGGAAAGACTCTGGGGATGGACTTCACAGATGAAAACCTTCTCAGTAATGAATCTG GCTCCACAGACTTCGGAAATGTGACATTTGTAGTTCCTGGAATCCATCCGTACTTCTACATTGGTTCTAATGTTCTCAACCACACAGAGGAATacactgttgctgctg GTGATGAAAGAGCTCAGTTTTTCACTCTGAGGACAGCAAAGGCTCTAGCTATGACA GCCCTGGATGTGCTGCTGTGcccagagctgctgcagagagtgAAGCAGGAGTTCACTGAGGCCAAACTGAAGGAGGACAAGATGCTGATGGGAGAACACACAGGGCAGTCTGAAAAACACTGCTGA
- the cfap206 gene encoding cilia- and flagella-associated protein 206 codes for MSRAHAESVIKKIIREIVQECAVRGHAVSDTLVAFMVKAVVLDPRNGFNVDRTLTKQDVQKLEELCLDKLMEKCSPSLDTIKMQVYFDMNYTFRREFLEEIHQVVESRLNQVSREITDSRVKTREELDALYHKIISYILLRSGMGSPTDVNTVQEATAALQSVFPQTELGAFMVLLKRDKEQQLNELTMIVTGIQLFNKVSKKGAEETDLHDLMPALLNEALPVISKNIEKELSVSQSLAWKYTAVLEKLTDSESQPEECDMPTVLLKQSLYNIRQHEAFLKMLLADAHLCAKHVEFLQTELSSQMKLLKETVQSKTAVPTAKVFPLFKALSKLWFGLQDEAELLNILSNIMLNLQPFLASQAKIFSEAYLDSLLGASEVKTDEQRMTESSDERIVPGEMKTQEWLLPERTASFNDLFLQYNGFCGYTLVNRDGLLLPGNPHIGVLKYKEKLYVFNSKKAALKFASSPDDFIAEVAEKAKLSPELIQFLRLHQQFSCVSPYSEMQPGESLLVKPNTKCDSTTQTDIHPMETNIVRSYEWNEWELRRKAIKLAGLLTKVTHSVQTDLSHMRRENTTQTWPPKDAACQSKRNGESNVPKPQIYLAGLREQKEGSMVKTDLTRSVDE; via the exons ATGTCTCGGGCTCACGCAGAAAGCGTGATCAAAAAAATTATCCGTGAAATAGTACAGGAGTGTGCTGTGAGGGGACATGCTGTGTCGGACACTTTGGTGGCTTTCATG GTGAAAGCTGTGGTTCTGGACCCAAGAAATGGCTTTAATGTTGATCGGACACTCACCAAACAAGATGTCCAGAAACTTGAGGAG CTGTGTCTGGATAAACTTATGGAAAAGTGCAGCCCATCCCTTGACACTATCAAAATGCAAGTGTATTTTGATATGAATTATACCTTTCGAC gtgaGTTTCTTGAGGAAATCCACCAGGTGGTAGAGTCCAGGCTCAACCAAGTGAGCAGAGAGATCACTGACAGCAGGGTGAAAACACGGGAAGAACTAGATGCTCTGTACCATAAAATAATCTCTTACATCCTGCTGCGCTCTGGCATGGGCTCACCTACAGATGTCAACACTGTGCAAGAGGCTACAG CTGCCCTGCAGAGTGTCTTCCCTCAGACTGAACTGGGAGCCTTCATGGTGCTCTTAAAGAGGGACAAGGAGCAGCAGCTCAATGAGCTCACCATGATTGTCACAGGGATCCAACTCTTCAACAAAGTCAGCAAGaagggagcagaggagactgACCTCCATGACCTAA TGCCTGCACTTCTTAATGAAGCTCTTCCAGTAATTAGTAAAAACATAGAGAAGGAGCTGAGTGTATCACAGAGTTTGGCGTGGAAATACACAGCTGTGCTGGAGAAGCTAACAGACTCTGAAAGTCAGCCTGAAGAATGTGACATGCCTACCGTCTTGCTCAAACAATCCCTCTACAACATCAGACAGCATGAAGCTTTCCTCAAAATGTTACTG GCTGATGCACATTTATGTGCCAAGCATGTTGAATTCCTGCAGACGGAGCTCTCATCACAGATGAAGCTACTGAAAGAGACTGTGCAGTCAAAGACAGCTGTACCCACTGCAAAAGTTTTT CCACTCTTCAAGGCCTTATCAAAGTTGTGGTTTGGACTTCAGGATGAGGCTGAGCTGCTGAACATCCTTAGTAACATCATGCTCAATCTGCAGCCCTTCCTTGCCTCTCAGGCCAAGATTTTTTCTGAAGCTTATTTGGACAGCCTGCTGGGGGCATCAGAGGTGAAGACCGATGAACAGAGAATGACTGAGTCTTCAG ATGAGCGTATTGTTCCAGGTGAGATGAAGACACAGGAATGGCTCCTGCCTGAAAGAACAGCCAGTTTTAATGATCTGTTTCTGCAGTATAATGGATTCTGTGGCTACACACTTGTGAACAGAGATGGGCTTCTACTTCCAG GTAATCCACACATTGGAGTCTTGAAATACAAAGAGAAGCTTTATGTTTTCAACTCCAAAAAAGCTGCCTTGAAATTTGCCTCCAGTCCAGATGACTTTATTGCAGAGGTTGCAGAAAAGGCCAAGCTCTCCCCTGAACTTATCCAGTTCCTCAGACTCCACCAACAGTTCTCCTGCGTCAGTCCATACTCTGAG ATGCAGCCAGGAGAGAGTTTATTGGTTAAGCCCAATACTAAGTGTGACAGCACCACACAGACTGACATCCACCCAATGGAGACAAACATTGTCAGGTCATATGAGTGGAATGAGTGGGAGCTGCGACGAAAAGCTATCAAACTG GCTGGTCTTCTGACCAAAGTGACACATTCAGTACAGACTGATCTGAGTCACATGAGACGGGAAAATACCACTCAGACCTGGCCACCCAAGGACGCTGCCTGTCAAAGCAAGAGAAATGGTGAGAGCAACGTGCCCAAACCTCAGATCTACCTGGCAGGTCTGAGGGAACAAAAAGAAGGAAGCATGGTCAAAACAGACCTGACAAGATCTGTGGATGAATAA